The genomic segment AGCATCTCCCGGGGAACGGCGAGCGACTGCAGTTTGGCGTCGTAGCTGTAGGTGACGACCGATCGGTCAAAGTAGTCACTCGATCCAGCCACGTCCGTGAGCAGCGACCCGATGAGCCCTCCCGTACAGGATTCGGCCGTTGCGACGAACTCCCCGCGCTCGCGGAGGGCGTCGCCGACCGATTCTTCGATTGCCATGTGCGATGAACGGTCGCCGCGGACTTGAACCCGGCCCTCGACGCGATGCTGCCGGCTCAAAAGCGATAGACCGAGGTATCACCCGCGCCAAGCGGCGGCATGGACGACTACGAACGGCCGCTGTTCTTCCACCTGATGAAGTACGCGGCCGAGGCCGATCGGGACGTGGTCGATATGGTGTCGGGGAACCCCGACTGGGAGCCGCCCGAGGCGCTTCGAACCGGACTGAAAACGTACGCGGACGGAACGCCCGACGAGTTCCAGTACCCGCCGAGCGACGGGCTGGTGGAACTCCGAGCGGAGATCGCGCAGCGTCACGACGTCGACGTCGAGCGCGTCGTCGTCACGAACGGCGCGGGCGAGGCAAACTATCTGGCGATGGCGACCGCCCTCGAGGCGTTCGGCGGCGACAAGATCGCCATGGCCACCCCCGTGTACCCGTACTACCACAAGCGCACGGAGATGCTGGACGCGACGGCCACGTTCGTGCCGAGCGAACCGGACGGGACGCTCGATTCCGACGCCGTTCGCGAGGTGGTGAGCGAGGATACCGCCGCGATCGTGATCAACTCGCCGAACAACCCGACCGGCGGTGTCTACGGTCGGGAGACGAAACGCGATCTCGTCGCGATCGCCGAGGAGTGCGACGCGCTGCTCGTCTCCGACGAGGTGTACGATCGGTTCGTCTACGACGAGGAGGCCTTCGAGACGGCGCTCGGGTTCGACTCCGCGAACGTCGCCGTCACGAACGCGTTCTCGAAGTCGATGGCGATCACCGGCTTCCGGGTCGGCTACGGGATCTATCCCGATCACCTGACGGACGCGATCCGGACGCGACACATGCTCGTCAACGTCGCCGGCTCGCGACCGGCCCAGCGGGCGGTCCTCGACGCGCTCCGCGAGACGCCCGAGTCGTACTACGAGCGAAACCGGCAACTGCTGGACGAGCGGATCGAGGCGTTCTGTGCAGCGCTCGATCGCGCGGGCGCCGAGTACGCCCGGCCGCGGGGCGGGTTTTACGTGATGGCGCGCTTCGACGGCCACCCGGGAACGCTCGACAATACGGAGCGGTTGATCGACGAGGCCGGCGTCGCCGGCATGCCGGGCGACGCGTTCGGCGACTCGCACGCCGAGTGGTTCCGATTCGCCGTCGTGACGCCGCGGGCGGAGGAAGCGGCGGAGCGGTTAGCCGCGCATTTCGGGCGATAGGCTCCGAATACTTATTCGGCTGTTACCTCGCAGGACACACAATGCAGAACGCTTCGGTGCTCGTGACGGGCGGGGCAGGGTTCATCGGCGGCCACATCGCGCGGACGCTCGCCGACGACAACGATGTGGCGATCTTCGATCTCACCCCGGAGTCACCCCATCCCGACTGCGAGGTGCTCGAGGGCGATATTCGCGACGCGGACGCCGTCGCGGCGGCCGTTGAGAGGTGCGACATCGTCTTCCACGAGGCGGCTCTCGTCAGCGTCGCCGAATCCGTCGAGCGGCCGACTGTGAGCCACGAGACGACCGCGACCGGTACACTCAACATCCTCGAGGCCGCCCGAGCGCACGACGCCCGGGTCGTGACGGCTTCCAGCGCGGCGATCTACGGCCGCCCCGAACGAACGCCGATCGCGGAGGATCATCCGCTCGAACCGACCTCGCCGTACGGCGTCGACAAGCTGACGGCAGATCACTACACGCGGCTGTACGCCGACCTCTACGGGCTGGAGACGGTCGCGTTGCGGTACTTCAACGTCTACGGGCCGGGCGGGACGGACGGCGATTACGCGGGCGTCATCGACGTGTTCCGCCGACAGGCCCGGGCGGGCGAGCCGATCACGGTTCAC from the Natronomonas salsuginis genome contains:
- a CDS encoding NAD-dependent epimerase/dehydratase family protein, producing MQNASVLVTGGAGFIGGHIARTLADDNDVAIFDLTPESPHPDCEVLEGDIRDADAVAAAVERCDIVFHEAALVSVAESVERPTVSHETTATGTLNILEAARAHDARVVTASSAAIYGRPERTPIAEDHPLEPTSPYGVDKLTADHYTRLYADLYGLETVALRYFNVYGPGGTDGDYAGVIDVFRRQARAGEPITVHGDGSQTRDFVNVDDVVAANFAAATADPEAFGRAFNVGTGESVTIRELAELIRSALDSDSEIVHTEPREGDIDHSRADISRAERALGYEPSVDLETGLERLVDGERARGRHV
- a CDS encoding pyridoxal phosphate-dependent aminotransferase, which gives rise to MDDYERPLFFHLMKYAAEADRDVVDMVSGNPDWEPPEALRTGLKTYADGTPDEFQYPPSDGLVELRAEIAQRHDVDVERVVVTNGAGEANYLAMATALEAFGGDKIAMATPVYPYYHKRTEMLDATATFVPSEPDGTLDSDAVREVVSEDTAAIVINSPNNPTGGVYGRETKRDLVAIAEECDALLVSDEVYDRFVYDEEAFETALGFDSANVAVTNAFSKSMAITGFRVGYGIYPDHLTDAIRTRHMLVNVAGSRPAQRAVLDALRETPESYYERNRQLLDERIEAFCAALDRAGAEYARPRGGFYVMARFDGHPGTLDNTERLIDEAGVAGMPGDAFGDSHAEWFRFAVVTPRAEEAAERLAAHFGR